Part of the Vallitalea okinawensis genome, GGGTTGAGTTTTTTATTAATACATGCCCCCTTAACCCTGACTTCCATATCACCATTATTGAATATGTGGTAGATATATTCTACATCATAGCCGAAGGCTTGACTGATAGGAGCATTCACTTCGTTAATGGTTATTAGGACACCTTCATCATTTATCACATAGTTAAAATTATAAGGTCTACCGTAGAATAGGTGAAGATAATATTTATTCTTAAAATCACTCTCTACGTATAAATCATTATCAATAGGCGCTCTCCAAAAATTTAGCTTCATTCCTTTTTCTATAATAGGCATACAATTATAAGTGTACTTCTCAAGCCTACCATGCAACTTATCAAATACTACTTCAAAATCATCTCCCAGGACTTTGAAAATAGTAGCATCTTCATCGATTAATAGTTGATTAGCTTTTTTCCTGAGAGAAGGTTGATGCTTGAAGTGTGGTAACTTGAAATCTGCAGTAGCAATAACATGCCCTTTCTCTGACCATAAAGTTTCATTTTTGTTGACATATTCAATATAGAGTCTATATTCTGCATTGCTAATGATCTCATTAGGCTGAATGGATAAAGCTATATTTCTACTCTCTGAAGGTAAAATATCTAGATCTTCGTTAAACGTTTTTGATATGATTCTATTACCATTAGCAGTAACTTTCCATCTAAGTTCTAAGTGAGTCAAATCAATAAAATCATATTGATTTGTAATCCTAATGATACCTCTTTTGCTATCGACTATTTCAGTTTTTATAGGTTCAATGACCTTTTTATATTCTTTCAGAGCTGGTGATGGTGTTCGATCTGGAAATACTAGACCATCCATGCAAAAATTCGAGTTATGAGGAAAATCGCCATAATCACCACCATATGCATAGTATGTTTTGCCTTCATCATCCTTGCACCTAATTCCGTGATCAATCCATTCCCATATAAAACCACCTTGCAACCGTTCATACTCTCTGAATACCTGCTGATGTTCCAACAACCCTCCTGGTCCATTACCCATGGCATGACCATACTCACAGATTATATGTGGTTTATGTCCTTCTTTAGCCCCAATATCTTTTAACCCTTCAAGTCTTGTATACATCGTACTATACACATCCGCAATGACAGCTTGACGGTCTTCTTCATAATGAATTAAGCGGCTGCTATCTATTCCTCTTATTGCTTTAGCCATTTCATGAAAATTCCCACCAAAGCCTGCTTCATTGCCAAGTGACCACATGATAATACATGGATAGTTTTTATCTCGATTAACTAATCTAACTGCTCGATCAACATAAGCATCTGTCCATTGACTATGTCCAGATAACCAATCATAATGCCCAACCTCTTGAAAGCCATTACATTCAAGATCTGCTTCATCAATAACGTACAAACCGTATTGATCACATAATTCATAGAAATAAGGCATATTTGGGTAGTGAGATGTTCTGACGGCATTGATATTATGTTGTTTCATTAATACAATATCTTGTAACATATCTTCATTTGATACTGTTCTACCATTATCACAATTGAAGTCATGGCGATTAACACCATTTAGCAAAATAGCCCTATTATT contains:
- a CDS encoding glycoside hydrolase family 2 TIM barrel-domain containing protein — its product is MKRSLRDWENPKITNRNRMPSRAYYNFFTTEKDIKGGGNANRMSLDGVWNFMFLQAPEYSPKDFFMTDFTSDEFDTINVPSCWQMKGYGQMHYADLLYPFHVDPPFVPVDNPTGIYKRQFILTDDWCSNRSILRFYGVDSSYHIWVNGVEVGFSKGSRMLSEFDITKYVKVGENDITIRVYQWSDSSYLEDQDMWWLSGIFRSVELVNEPHLCVSDIHVKTNLNDALTYAELSTIIDIKNYTDHQEEDYTLSALLMDDNGLNIASLQEVSCIKNEKGNQLILKTSIENPNLWSAESPFLYTLMITLKSIHGEQYITQDVGFRKIEVKGSNFYVNNRAILLNGVNRHDFNCDNGRTVSNEDMLQDIVLMKQHNINAVRTSHYPNMPYFYELCDQYGLYVIDEADLECNGFQEVGHYDWLSGHSQWTDAYVDRAVRLVNRDKNYPCIIMWSLGNEAGFGGNFHEMAKAIRGIDSSRLIHYEEDRQAVIADVYSTMYTRLEGLKDIGAKEGHKPHIICEYGHAMGNGPGGLLEHQQVFREYERLQGGFIWEWIDHGIRCKDDEGKTYYAYGGDYGDFPHNSNFCMDGLVFPDRTPSPALKEYKKVIEPIKTEIVDSKRGIIRITNQYDFIDLTHLELRWKVTANGNRIISKTFNEDLDILPSESRNIALSIQPNEIISNAEYRLYIEYVNKNETLWSEKGHVIATADFKLPHFKHQPSLRKKANQLLIDEDATIFKVLGDDFEVVFDKLHGRLEKYTYNCMPIIEKGMKLNFWRAPIDNDLYVESDFKNKYYLHLFYGRPYNFNYVINDEGVLITINEVNAPISQAFGYDVEYIYHIFNNGDMEVRVKGACINKKLNPPQMLPKIGLEIYLNKDNNLIEWYGRGPGESYPDSKQACPISHYKLKVEEMHTPYPMPQENGNRCDVKWLSVSGKKGIFIRSDQLFNFTAHNYTKEDLESASHMNELKCCPYTVLNLDYMQNGLGSASCGQDQLPGYKVEFEDFEFSFAFTPYDPQLEDSQTLATKNYSNFIFS